The nucleotide sequence CTTTGAGGAAGttgtacaatttaatattaaatgaatcATAGTCACgtgttgtttattatttaccaaCAGCCACATAGCAGACATCTTTTTACCTGAGAATATTTTGTTGCATAGAGATGTCGCTATCAAGATCAGCTGACTTTTAAATATAGATTTGATTTATTGATAAGTAAGCAGAAAACTAGAGTAAGTTggaatcataaaaaatacatagtacataaaaattaaaaaacttcatCAAGTGCACGTTATCTAGTTACTCGTAGCATCGATGGCCAGTTTCACATACTTATGCGGTGTCTTCTACGGTAAAATTAAGCAAAGACCTCTTAAAGGTTGCAGAGAGAAAGAAGTGAGCTGAGTTCTAGGGCTGAGGGATATCGACAAACTGCTGCCGAAGCTGCAAGatggttcgaaagagttaccatgcCTGTGCCAAAGTGCCCTGATGCACAAAAGATTCCTGAAGGTGCAAAGGAGGTTGTGTCACTAAGAGTACAGCGGTAGGAGTCATCCAATCATTACCCTCGTCAAATAAAAGTACTAAGGGATTATATGAAGGAGAGCCTAAGCCTGTGCTGCAAGAAGGCCGTGATGTTAAGTATAATGAAGGAACCAAGATACCAGCCGAAAATCATTGATTATACTTATGGCATTTTATCGCTACCCCATCGATCTTTCCATCCAAATAGatcgtttattttaatcatatcGTCTTCTGACCGAGACGTAATACATTGTCTTAAGCACTCTTGGCATTCGTCACATTCATTGATATCAGGCTGAGTGTGAAATGTTCGATAATCACTAATTCATCCTCattaataatatgaaaacatGCGGAACGTCACCGTAATTAGTACGGCAGACTGCAGCCAGGACAATTTATTTCCTCTTCTTCAAAATATCCACACAAATTACACGTGATTTATCACGAATGCAACAGATAAACATCGTCCTCTTGATCTCAAGATTTGATTTTCAGTTAGCCGGCTACAGCTAGGGCCAAAAGTAGGCTGGCTTATATCATACGTAGAAGTACTTCTGGTTCTCGACAAATCCGCTAAGGCTATAAATAAGCCCGCTGTGATACAATGTAATGTCttacaaattcataaaaataaatcaatgtatTGTCTTCCGTATTTATACAACAGATGTGACATCATTTGTGAACGAGTTAGTGACAATCTGGCTCATTTCCACCCAACTCAAACACGATCTAGCgtaaatttatttctttgttttgtctTTTCATCTGACATCCGTAACTAATGACCTCGGTACGATTAATACATTCGTGTGTAGATTACCATTATAGCAATCGCAATTTCTTATGAAAGCAATTTGTAATAGTGCGTTGatttattgtaacaaaatacaccattaaatatattaatgtcGGTATATTAGTTCCATCTGAAAGCCGACAATATGATTCaattaacaaacattttaattatgataaacACTTTTCCTAGATCAAAAGAAGCAATGCGTCATTTGGCACACTAATTAAAAACGACTAGGAATTTGTCAATACAATGCACGGTCAGCGTATTGACAGAACATCATTGGCAGCGAGTCGCGCAAACATAGCGCTTGCGACAGCCAGGTGGGGTCAAAGGGAGATAAATCGGGAGGCTGCGTACGCCACCGGGGGACGGAGCTGACAGTCGTACACGAACGAGCATCCGCACCACACGTTCTCCAAACCCAGTTAGGTCTGTGATGTAGTGCCGTGACCGGGCGTGAGTGAACTTGTCCAGCCTAGTGCCTTCAATAACGTAGTGATTTTTGATCCAGAGTACCCCTTTGCGAGATGTGGGACGATGAAGTAGTAGAAGAAGAAACCCCAGCGCCGGCAGAGGCCGCGCCGGCCGAGCCCGCCGCAGCAGCTGCCGAGACTGCCGCGGCGGCCAAGCCGGAGGAGGCCGAGCCCCCGGCGCCCGAGAACACCGTCATGGGAACTGAACCTAAGAAACTAGTATTTAAGCACTGGATCAGGTGATCACAAGTTTACATTACTTCTAGTTTAATCAAACATGCTCATATTCAATTgttaagaaaaaacttaaacttcCTGTCGTAGGTATACTAAACATCTTCGAGATTTCAATATGAGTACCATAACTGAATGAAAAGAAGACTATGAATATTCAGTGAAATATCCTAAACAAACATTTCTGTACAATGAGTTAGTGTGTATATAGAGCGAAACATGTGTAAAGACTTGGCGTGACGTTGCAGGCCCAGATTCCTGCAATACAACTACCTGTACGACTACCAGCACAACTACTACAACGACGTGATCAACTACCTGGACCGGCGGAACAAGGGGCTGCCCGTGGAGCGGCCGCGCGCGCAGACCTGGGGCGAGCGCATGCTCCGCACCTACCTCGCCAAGGGCTCCAGCTACAGCCAAAAGTCCTCCAAAGATTCGTCCCTCCTCCGCCACATATCAACGGGCGCCAGGTTCCAGCGCTACCATAGCAAGTCCCTCATCTCGAGGAAGTATTCCAGACTCGGATTTAACACCGTCTCCATCTAGCTTCGCTCTAACACCCTCGCTTGACCTCGCTTCAGCGGACCCACTCCGGAGTGCCGGCGTGACCTTTATGTCGATGTTACAGGATTACGTTGGCGTGAAGCTGCATCAGGCCGCCGCCGCCACTCTACTAAATTACAATAACACTGATCGGAAGCCGTCCGCATTCCTAATTTAATATCTGTCTTATTTGAGTAAGACAATAAAACTTTAAGTTAATTAAGTGGTTTCATTTGCTTGCGTACTCCCTTTATCTGTGAACTGATCTGTTTGTTGCCTTAAAGTCTTCAAAATAACTTGATTGTATGCAATGCGACAGTCACAATAACAAGCTTTGCGAAATATATATTAAGTCCATTGAGTACAGATCTGTTTGAAGAGCTCCATGGTTCCAGTAAGGAGTGTACACACACATGGTACATGTGTGCTAATGCACGTGAGGACGTACTCGGTTAGGGTATTATGCACATTGCACGATGCAAACACACAGAGACCTCGAAGATAACGCCGAAACACGGGAACTAAACATAAATATCTTCCATGCGATGATTTACTGCGGTGTTGATACAACTACATGTGTTCAATCTGGTTCACCAATGTACATCATATAACATGTAAGCGTTACATATACTTCAATTAATGGATATTCCAAATATACTGATGCACACGGGCCGACACACACTCCATTTCATATTTCACGAAAAACATCATACAGTTCGCCACCTGCTGAGTTTTCGCTAGAAGAAATAACTTTAAGTGCTGTTTGATCTTTAACTATTCGTATATCACATTCCACActctaattaaataacaatcaaataaacaataaagacTTATTATATTAACAAATGAAGCAGAGCCCTAAACTATGCGGGAACGTCTGTTTCCCGTTTAATATGAAGCAGTAGGTAATAACCGGCCAATCGCTCCCGACAATGACAAATAAGGTATATTAGCTAAATATCCAGATAAATGGCTAACATTAACttcactaaaaataataaatctacacgttgatatcttaataaaagtgatttatgaatgaataatgaatattatttatggacAATAAGACTATTcgttcaaaaattttaattagaagggaacaatttattaatttgtatctTCTCTCAAAATTGCCGCtttctctttaaaatattgCCCATAGATATCACGCTAATGTAGACAGTCATAGTTACGAAATGACTAATAACATCAATAGCAAatgatttgtttgaaattgttCGGGCATAAAGTATCTGTGTCGGTATTCTGTCGTGACGCGTGAAGCAAGTAATATGGCTCTTAACACAAGACGTTCAATGTCACAATCGCGTGACACATACTCTCAGTGGGCGCACCGCAAAATTTCAATGTCGAGGTATCTAAAATAACTTATCTTTGACAGTTCAGTGAATGTAATCGCTTGGGCGTGGGCCAACGCGTTGGGCTACCTAGCAGGTAAAGTAGGCAATCGGCCAAATTGAAGATAATTAAATGTTACAATGACCAAGGGAGCCCAGACATCGATTGGGTACTCgctgtttaaaaatagaacgctCAATTTGTGACATCGATACCGTTGCAGTTTTAATTACTTCACTATAGGTGTCTCGATAATTGTTTCCCTGTACTAGTGTATTCACTCAAACTTGTCGAGTGTGCATTTTCGTTTCAGCTTACAACGTTTTACATCTGCATTAAATGTTGTTCACATTCAAATTCGACAGTAACTCTATAACTAAGTTTTGTTAAATGGGTGTTTCGACGTGCAGTTTGGAATGTTGCAAAATGTTTAGTGCATGTAGAGTATCATGTACGCGGCCTTAAACAGTAAAACAGATAAATATAGCTGGAAAAGTGTGAAGTGTGAGGTAGTGACCACTAATTCACACTTAGTTGAAAGAAGGAAAGTATATAAAATTTTGACCATACCTACCACAAAACGATCAATAcccaataatatttataacttatctGATATATGCGCCTACAATTCCCGTGACACGTAATTATAATATAGACAGGTACATTACTGTCACCGCGTAATATCGATCGTCAATTTTAGTGAGCCGTGTTGGATGGCGAGACTGTGCATCATCTATCTGCATCATTTGTGCCGACGAGGGtcatcaattaatttataaatgacCGAATAATTGATCGATCTGGCAGTTCGGTACATTTTAATCATAGGTTACGTCGAATTTATATCTTTGGATTGgataaagaaagaagaaaggtaaaagttaaagtaagtatataaaaaaatacattgacaGGCTCAAAAAAAATCCAGTGGTCTatgtaaatttaattttatgtaattttcatgGGGAACTTTCCATAGAcctaaaataaagttttggCAAAATGTTAGCTATGACATCAATCTAAAAGAGAAGAACGGAGAATTTCTAATGACGTCtgtgttttacaataaaaaaaaatgtcttggaGTCTGCGTGGCACCTGACAGGCGGAAACTTTGCCATGTTCGTTAATAAAGATATAAGGATAAGGATGACGATATAAATCAGTTTGTCAGTACAAGATTGGTTGGCAGCTCTTCACGGCATAGTTGCCATCAATCAACTTATTAACTACGACTGTTATGCCAAACTGTGGCTCTTGTTACAGCGCCGTTAGACAACACCACTAACTTCAGTTTATTTCACTATTAATTATAATCtaatcataatataatatacgtcATTTATTGCtgtgtaatattgttttatgttttaaatctgaatgttagtatgacgagtgacacaGAGGAATGGAAGTGAGAAACATATTGCGCAAAcccttaataaaattaagaacagAGCATGAAGAATTGTGCTCATTGTTTTGGCAATAAATTGTAAGCTACTAAAACTAATTTTGACAATGACGTCCAAAGTTCATTTGGGACTAGGTACACAGATTATCATCTATTGTGCAACAATCCTCATtgggaattttatttataaataaacattttatatatttctattaTCACCCCCGAAATATAAAGGTGTGAATCAAGACATCATTAGTACATAAATCAGAATAcaacattatttgaaaattatttttatgtcgtAGTTTTTTCGGTCATAAAAAGACGTGCTCATTATAGTAATAGAGACTGCATATTCACTTTATGAAAAAACCACGCGGTGATTATTCAGTTATAACGCGATTCCTACCGCGCTGTTGGCAATATCACTAACTAATAACTTTTAAAAGACAGAGTCTATACTGTCAATTTCAAGCGCTCTCAATCCGCTGAAATATCAATTCAAAACTAAAACGCATCCAAATCAGACAGCAAAGCCCCTCTTTTTTGGGCTTAAAAATGGGTCCTTACATGTgttatgaagatattttttggcCCATTCCGTAAGATATATTCCGTCAGACTTAGCACAAATGATTTCACATATGCTCTTATAGTTAGGCACTAGATTTGTAAAGATCTATTGTTAGTAATAGCTACCTAACTAGTGCTATAAGCAATGTTTTGGAATGCGAAATGAACGTTGCATGGATCTTTCTCAAGGTTGATAAAGTGCAGGTGAACAATTTGTTAGCTTTGATATAGTATTAGTAGACAGAATTAACAATGGACTACATAATAATAGAATAAAGGTCAAGACTTCAGATGCATTATCTAATCGTGATACATGTAAGCGTAAttctttatcattattttcgcagggcacaaaattaattttaagataatatttatgaataagcCAGTCAAAAGTAACTCTTTCCAATATAGAAACAATTTAAACCAAACATTAATATCAAATAGTGGTCaaaataccaccttaattatgtTTAGAATATTTATGTTGACCAACGGTCAAATTTCCACCAGCTTACCCCTCTTACTAAAACAATGAACCTACAAAATCCTTGCCCACCGCGTCCaaccattttgattaaataccAAGCTCAGGTAGTCACGCAATTACACCATATTATTCTGACAAATCAAATAGCTCAGCTAACCAGATAGCGACTCTAAGAAATACAATACCaccaaaaatttaattaatagagCAAACTGAAGATGAATTATTAACTCCTGCAGTTTACGTTCCTAAACCATTCCTATAGTCGCGCGAATTTAGGAATTTACTCCGAAAATTCAACAATTAAATCCAAATatggaattaaattaaatgaccTTTCCACCGACccgaataaatatttcacataacattatttctttGTGGAATTTCACCGAGTCGCTGTAAACAAGGTAACTGTGATGGAATTGTACCGGTTGCACATTTCCTAGTCTGGAATTCCACCTCTAGACGTCAAAGGTATTATCGTTAAACCACTTAAGATTGCATTCTGAATAGAGTGGTATATTTGGCTTCCATTCTACGTATGAATTCTCGCCACCTTAAACTTCACATATTAGATTTTGAACTGGATAAATCGATACAAACCTCTTCGACCTTCACTTTTAATCTCTCAGAGACATCGACCACCCTTTTTGAACTAAGATTTATCAGATAATGTACTAAGTGATTACTTGTTTGGGCCACACGTAGACAGACGTGCTTTGATGTATGACGTCATCAATACCGTAGACAAAATGAAACTGGAGAACCCACCTATGGGCACATGTATGTACGTGGTTGTAGCCGAATTATTCAACCAGTTATGACAAATGAGGCGGCTGTCGATTCATCTTAGCGACACTGATCGGTTGCAATGCGATAACATTGCAACATGTAGTGGTCTTACAAAGCGTTAGAACGGATATAAATGACGCTTGCAAACTAATTCACGCAGACTGCATCAGATCTAaatttataaaatgataaaaacagACTACGTCAATTCAGATGCAAGTTTTTTTTCTGCAAactaaaataagaaattatgcAATGTATATGTGTCTAAACTTCTGGAATATTTTCCTGAATTATGAGGAATGTTTTTGAATCTGTTTCTTGGAAAATTGTCTGATCATGTAAGGTACTTGTGACAATTGCTCTTAGCTTTTCTATAAAATCATTGAAGACAtccaaaacaatttattttcaggaaAAGTCTTGGAAAAAGAAAGAATATTAATGACTTACAGTGTTTACCTACTTGAGAAAGTACAGTGTTAAGAAAAACCTTGCTTAAAGTGAAGACCTCATATATTACATACCCCACAGTGAAACatcaacatacatattttagtaGCCATACCAACTAACCAGTTCAACCTAAACCTtgtaacaaaattgtagcaTATTATTCTACACAAAATGTCTTGTAAACTTAAAAACACATGACTTATCTCGGTGTCGgtgatatattattatcattttcttaCTCTAGGCCAGTGTCTTGGGCGACTATTTTTATACAATGCTCTTCGAAACAATTGGAAAGAGTTGGTAGTTAGTGACAGTTATAAATcgttgtacataaatattacccAATGTGCCGCTATAGCTGGGCGACACAATGAATCACAATAAGGAAACAGAAGATATAGCTAAGTTTGTACGCAAATGAACCGAATTGCAATCACAACGCGTTCCTGATACCGTCCATCTTAGTAGAAGATATTTCAAGAAATGTTTCCATATCGGGTCATTAGGAGATTACATCTGGTCTTTATAGTTTCAAGAGCCATTAGCTTAGAAATAATAGAATAAGAAGTATATTGTTAATTTTCAATccaacattatatttatattgaacaTATTTGTTACAACGATAcacttttattcaataaatcatGTAAACCACCGATAAGGAATTCAAACATAAAACGTGTGGAGGAACACACATTGTATTATCGAGTTGTTACTACAAAATTCACTAAAACAGGAAAGGTGAAAAACATTTTCCTATGGTTTGAACAATTACGATGCAAGATTATTTGTGTCTAAAAATATACACTGTTTTTAGTTCATTTCAAGTTATAATTGGGAACACGATACAGAAAAAAGAAGTAATTGACGAGATCGCCGACCATTTCAAGAATGCCTTGGACGGGGAACAATTTATCCGCAAAATGGTTAATGGAGAGAGTAAGTTGTCTTATTTAGTTAATCGCAAGGTAAATAAAGTGATAGTGTGCTATGGAGTTTAACTATTGTGTGATAAATTCATTTTAGAAATACCAGAGACACCTGGATTAGTAATGTTCACGGCTCCGTATAAACTGTGTGATGGCGGGTGCAAGGAAAACGCCGGCGGTAACATCGGTTTCCAGTTCCCTCTTTTCATTGGAAGAAAAGGAAGAGAGGTTTACAAACGTATTTTCGGAAAGAATGAAGgtccatttaaaaaaaagacttCTAGGCCTGCTAGAACCACTGAGACTGCATGTATAACTTTGAATGTGGTTGATACTACTACAACTACGACTACTACGACTACCACtacaactactactactactacaacCGAAGCGCCTaccactactactactactacaacTGAAGCTCCTACTACtacaactactactactactacagAAGCTCCTACAACTACAACCACCACTGAAGCgcctactactactactacaacTACTACCACTACTACTACTACGGAAGCTCCTACCACTACAACCACCACTGAAGCACCTACTACAACTACTACTACAGAAGCCCCTACTACGACGACCGTTCCCATTGTACGCTGCCCCTATTACCCACCCGATGTTTGTTTGAAACGTTTAAAGAAAAGGCAAGGTGCACTCCCTCCTCCCACTATTTCTGAGGAATCTATCACTGTTACTGAAGAATCTATCGCCATTACTGATAAATCTTCCACTACGAGCACAAAGCCCACTATTGCAGATTGCATAGACGATCCTCCTGGCAGTTGCATGCTCCTGAAAATGCGTGGGAAACACGAAGTGACAAACCGGACAACACAACCcctattttatgaagaaaaaaacattacagATAGTGCAGAATATTACCAATATTACCACGAGTATTCTGCGTATGTacttagaaaagaaaaaataacaaaacataatgaTACTATTAACTTTGATAAAGATTTCGATGACAAATATTACCCAAAGATCTCTGAAgatcatttctttaaaaaagactTTGGTGACAAACACTTTGATGACAAAAATTTTGACGACAAAAACATTGATGACAAATACTTCGATGACGAAAACTTTGATGACAAAAACTTTGATGACGAAAACTTTGATGACAAAAACTTTGATAACCAAAACTTTGATGACCAAAACTTTAATGACCAAAACTTTGATGACCAAAACTTTGATGACCAAAACTTTGATGACCAAAACTATGATGACAAACACTTTGATGACCAAAACTTTGATGACAAACATTTTGATGACAAAAACTTCGATGACGAAAACTTTGCTGACAAAACCTTTgatgataatttatttcatacaaaaagtGGGTAacaaactacaaataaaatgttctatTAACAACATGATTATTAATAAGTGGTTTTAAAAGTGGTCATAAAATAGTACTTGGCACAGTCGTAAAGATTGGTCTGTACCTGTCTGTcagccaaataaataatttaaaattcaccTTAAAACGATAATGTTTTCCATGAATATTTGTAACGGCGAGCAATTTTtgcaagataaaaaaatatatctgaaaGATAATTATGGACGCATTTATATTATGCGTCGTCAAAGGGAATATGACGTTGATATTTCAACTATTTGATGAAAAACGGTTATCGAAATACTGGATCGAAATGTTTGTGGTTTTGAATCAACATGAATGGAAAACTGGAACGAATATTGAGCATGATGATTTTTATCATACCTGTACAggaataatatgaaaattaatttaaaatagtaatttaggtgttattatatttttgaatggaATAATCCTTTTACGTTTTAATGGAATTATGTATTTGATATTAATGTTTACTTCACATGaataaacgtcaaaataaaattgtattacttttttttcttaattaatttattaaaatatgttttattttgcttcgcatatatcttaaaatattaataataaagaaaaaatataataatatatgagcATCTATATAGTGGGCCACCAATATTGGAAACATTGTCCAAGATATCGGTGGTTAGAGTACAAGATACAGAAtctatttcttattaaaatgtgttatttttcaattttaataataaaagctttCTGTCAACAGATCGTTTGCgtcgttattatttttaattcgatCATCTTGGAGTCGGAGCAATCAATGCCTTGGGATAGATGGTCGTGGTCTATGCCTCAGCAACCGATCGAATACTTTTTCAGAAGATCAAACAACCTGCCTATGAAGTCACCATCCTTTGATTGTGATTGTCCTCCTCATAAtggtaaaactttttttgatgaCTGTACAAACCGTGGAATGTTTGTGGTTATAATATTTGTGGTGGGCTGTAGCTGtctatttttattcttatttccaAATTCCTTTCCCTGATTAATTCctttgctaatttatttttgcaaggcgcaaaaacttatttttgtatatcTTTTTATCCACGGAATCGATGTGGTCCAAAATTTAATTCTGaagggtagcaattaggtagcaactctgggtGAAACAACGACTCAATACTTTTGCACCGTTTCTTCGCactgggaaaagtgacagccatcctgatatcagaatggctgtcacctttagatgctgaatatcttcaatcACGAGGGCAgtaattggtagcaactaatggtagctggaagcaattaggtagcaactctccaTATGTAATTCAAGAGGATCGGTGAGTTGTGCCAGCGATCCTGACGCAGACTGCTCGATGATGTGATGCTGAGTGATAAAATACTACATCCATTTTCATCGCTCTGCCAAACTAATTCAATTCCTATAAAAGTCTTGTTCACTTCAAATTGTTTGCTGGAAGCAGACTTCAATCAAAAGTTAGAATTCTTTGTTTGCTGTCGAGCGTAGTTTTATAATAACCTCGAGGGACATAAATTACATGACCCAGTAttggagtaggtacctattgtagttttacaaataaactacGTACCACTTAAGTTTCTCATTGTAGAAATGAAATtaacaaagttttgttttaaaaaatcatttttaatcttaataatttttttgtaaagaactTCTTGTATACCTATACTACAGTAAAGAGGACACATTTTTTGTGTGTTGGTTTGTAATAAAGGCTTCGAAAATACTGCATCTACActctatattttatcacggtaTATGCTGTAGTTCCCACGggccgcgggtgaaaccgcgggaaaacttcTAATATACAATAAATCACTAATGGGATATCATTTTTCAGAATGTGTTGTTGAATTCAAAATCAACAAAGATATGGCTGACTTCCTGAGTATGCGAGGAGTTATAAAAGACGAGAACTTGAAAGAGTTTCGAGAAGATTTGACAAAATTAGAGCAATCGGAGGGGACCACCAAAGATATATTATCAAGGGTTAGGGGTGGCAGGAGTAGACGGAGTAACGCTGAAGGCAACTGTTGCTGTCCTCCAAGAAACGTATACATGCCAACATTTATTACAGATAAGAAATACGAGGAATTAGCGAGCAAACTCAAACCACAACAATAAAAACCTACCGACAGTAAatacatcaataaataaattgcaaaactgtattaaattttttattgttctccGTTCGTAAAATTTAAAATGCACAACGAGAGaatgctacattttatccaaGAGTGTCGAACATAATGCTCGTGGCATTCGGTCTCACAGTTTTATCGCTGATCCACTACTCAACAACAAgtcaagatatattttttagtttcaacAACTTAACTTCTAATTCAGGTATGCAGCAGTTTTGTTTAAATAGTGCTGCTAGATAGTACATAAGGagctattttataattgaaaattatttctaaatcgGGTTAAACCAAAAGTATAAAGTGCCCGTCCCTTTGTGAAACAAACAGACTGATAATATCACGCTAAAAAACCTTCATACTTCTTAGACAATGTCTAAATTCTTTGAACTACTCTGGTAAATGGCACAAGGTGCAGAATTAATCTTTAGTGGAAACTTAAATGTCTCCGTATTTTTGTTGCAGAAGATTGTGCGAAATCACCAGTAATGATACAACCAATCATTATAAAACTCTTTAGGTACCCGAATCAAAGCAAACATGCTAGCATAAAGGAACAGTTAGAAAAGATGCAAATAGGAAACATATTAGGATGAACTgtatacaataaaaactagatgctaatcatgtatttttatttgaactagCAATTCTAATAGAGCCTCTTGATGGGTTCAGGTTTTGACCCATCGCAGaacagttcttttttttttgtcttaaaatggtagatattttattaaaaatatttttttattatgaatatcTATGTCTGTTTGTTATGCCACTCTTGCTCCTCCAAAAGGAAA is from Helicoverpa armigera isolate CAAS_96S chromosome 1, ASM3070526v1, whole genome shotgun sequence and encodes:
- the LOC110374525 gene encoding flightin isoform X1 translates to MWDDEVVEEETPAPAEAAPAEPAAAAAETAAAAKPEEAEPPAPENTVMGTEPKKLVFKHWIRPRFLQYNYLYDYQHNYYNDVINYLDRRNKGLPVERPRAQTWGERMLRTYLAKGSSYSQKSSKDSSLLRHISTGARFQRYHSKSLISRKYSRLGFNTVSI
- the LOC110374525 gene encoding flightin isoform X2; translated protein: MWDDEVVEEETPAPAEAAPAEPAAAAAETAAAAKPEEAEPPAPENTVMGTEPKKLVFKHWIRPRFLQYNYLYDYQHNYYNDVINYLDRRNKGLPVERPRAQTWGERMLRTYLAKGSSYSQKSSKDSSLLRHISTGARFQRYHSKSLISRITLA
- the LOC110374532 gene encoding uncharacterized protein DDB_G0290587, whose protein sequence is MVNGEKIPETPGLVMFTAPYKLCDGGCKENAGGNIGFQFPLFIGRKGREVYKRIFGKNEGPFKKKTSRPARTTETACITLNVVDTTTTTTTTTTTTTTTTTTTEAPTTTTTTTTEAPTTTTTTTTTEAPTTTTTTEAPTTTTTTTTTTTTTEAPTTTTTTEAPTTTTTTEAPTTTTVPIVRCPYYPPDVCLKRLKKRQGALPPPTISEESITVTEESIAITDKSSTTSTKPTIADCIDDPPGSCMLLKMRGKHEVTNRTTQPLFYEEKNITDSAEYYQYYHEYSAYVLRKEKITKHNDTINFDKDFDDKYYPKISEDHFFKKDFGDKHFDDKNFDDKNIDDKYFDDENFDDKNFDDENFDDKNFDNQNFDDQNFNDQNFDDQNFDDQNFDDQNYDDKHFDDQNFDDKHFDDKNFDDENFADKTFDDNLFHTKSG